A segment of the Nitrospina gracilis 3/211 genome:
GGGCGGGCAGGGCGGCCACCACACAGGCCAGCGCCAGCGCGGTGAGAAGAATCGTTTTCAGGAAACGTTGAGTTTGGAATCGGAACACGTTATCTTGCCTCCAGAAGAGATGATTGAAGGCCCCCTTCCCCGAAGACCGTGGGGAACGAAAACGGATGGCTTGGTGTAAACCGGGTTCCTTCTCATTGGGAGGAGAAGGAGTAGCCCCAAGGGGAATCGAACCCCTGTTTCCGGCGTGAGAGGCCGGCGTCCTAACCGCTAGACGATGGGGCCACGTTTTCAGATACCGCCGCCGTCCCTGTTGATGAGGGGCGGCCCACTGCTTTTTCGCTGTTTCTTTTTCTCTTGCCGGACGCGTTCCTCGGCTTCCAGGTCTCGCTTGTTGAGGCGGCTGACCAGGTACACCATCAGGAAGTACGAAGGTACGCCCATCACCACCCAGGTTATGAAAAACTTTCCCGCGGGGNNNNNNNNNNNNNNNNNNNNNNNNNNNNNNNNNNNNNNNNNNNNNNNNNNNNNNNNNNNNNNNNNNNNNNNNNNNNNNNNNNNNNNNNNNNNNNNNNNNNCGCACAATCCAAGCAGAAACGGGTTGCGGTAAATACTGGCGGCCGGCATTCACTCCTCCTGTAAAAAACAAAAAATGGCTCGGGTACAAGGATTCGAACCTCAACCTTCAGAGCCAGAATCTGACGTCCTACCATTAGACGATACCCGAGCGTTGAACCTATTGTATGAATTAAACCTTCCGGTTTCAAGGTGATTTGACAAAAGGGGTAGAGAATATTAAAACACCCGCGGTTGCCGGGTCAATGGGGGATGAGTTGATTTTTCATGATTTTATTACAAGCGGATTCCTGCTGGGGCGGCCGCTGTGCGGGTGATTGGCGGGACCCTGAGGGGCACGCGGTTGCATCCGCTCAAAGGGCTGAATCTGCGCCCCACGCTGGACCGGGTGCGCGAATCGCTGTTCAACATCGTGGGCAACGGCATCGAAGGCGCGCGGGTGCTGGACCTGTTCGCGGGCAGCGGGGCGGTGGGCATCGAGGCTCTCAGCCGGGGCGCAAGACGGGTGGTGTTCGTCGAATCCAGTGCCAAAGTCCGCGACCTGCTGCAGGGCAACCTGGAAAAATGCCGCCTCACCGGGCCGGATGCCAATTCAGCGGCTTGGACCCTGCTGTCCACCACAGCCCGGCAGGCCATCGACCTGCTTAGCCGCCAGGGGGAGGTGTTGGATTGGGTGTACGTGGATCCCCCGTTCGACGCGAATCTGTACACGGAAACCCTGACGGCGCTGGCNNNNNNNNNNNNNNNNNNNNNNNNNNNNNNNNNNNNNNNNNNNNNNNNNNNNNNNNNNNNNNNNNNNNNNNNNNNNNNNNNNNNNNNNNNNNNNNNNNNNGCGGAATCCGGCATCCTCGCACCGGAAGCGGAGGTGGTGGCCGAGCATTTTCACAAAACCGCCCTCGCCGAAAACTATGTTAGACTGAAAAAACGTGAAACCCGGCGGACAGGCGACACCTGTTTGTCTTTTTTTATTTGGAAAACGGTTGATCCATGACGGAACTCCAGACAGTTGAGATCGGCACCGACTGCAAGGTCGTCGTCGCCATGAGCGGCGGGGTGGACAGCTCCGTCGCCGCCGCCCTGCTGAAGGAACAGGGGTTCGACCTCGTCGGCATCTCGCTCCAGTTGTGGAACTACAGCTGGGACACGGACAACCGTTTCGGCACCTGCTGTTCGCTCGATGACCTGGGCGACGCCCGCCGCGTGGCGGAGCGTGTCGGCATCCCGTTCTACATCCTCAATCTCGAAAAAGAATTCCGCGAGGGCGTGGTCGATTACTTCGTCGATGAATACCTGAAGGGCCGCACGCCTATTCCCTGCACCGCCTGCAACAAGAAGCTCAAGTTCGACGAGCTCATGCACAAGGCGGAGGTGTACGGTTACGACTACATCGCCACCGGCCACTACGCCTCGGTGATGAAAGATTCGAGCGGACGCTACACCGTGCGGCGCGGACGCGATGCGTCGAAGGACCAGAGTTATTTCCTGTTCAACCTGTCGCAGGAGCAGTTGTCGCGCCTCGTGTTCCCGCTGGGCGACATGGAAAAGAAAGAGGTGAGAGGCCTCGCCGAAAAGTACCGCCTGAATGTCGCGGGCAAGGCGGAGTCGCACGAGATCTGTTTCATCCCCGACAACGATTACGCCAAGTTCATCGAGGGCGAAGTCGACGCGGCGCTGTTTCGTCCCGGCAACATTGTC
Coding sequences within it:
- the rsmD gene encoding 16S rRNA (guanine(966)-N(2))-methyltransferase RsmD; this encodes MHPLKGLNLRPTLDRVRESLFNIVGNGIEGARVLDLFAGSGAVGIEALSRGARRVVFVESSAKVRDLLQGNLEKCRLTGPDANSAAWTLLSTTARQAIDLLSRQGEVLDWVYVDPPFDANLYTETLTALA
- the mnmA gene encoding tRNA 2-thiouridine(34) synthase MnmA → MTELQTVEIGTDCKVVVAMSGGVDSSVAAALLKEQGFDLVGISLQLWNYSWDTDNRFGTCCSLDDLGDARRVAERVGIPFYILNLEKEFREGVVDYFVDEYLKGRTPIPCTACNKKLKFDELMHKAEVYGYDYIATGHYASVMKDSSGRYTVRRGRDASKDQSYFLFNLSQEQLSRLVFPLGDMEKKEVRGLAEKYRLNVAGKAESHEICFIPDNDYAKFIEGEVDAALFRPGNIVTADGDVLGTHKGYPAYTIGQRKGLNLGGLPEPYYVTAIDTVNNEVVVGPKNDLFREEFTVSDVTWQLDHCEAFEAEVQIRYRHQPVACVVTPLPGERARIQLEHPQPAITPGQSAVFYTDDCIVGGGWIE